From the Bacteriovorax sp. Seq25_V genome, one window contains:
- the leuS gene encoding leucine--tRNA ligase, which produces MQYNFSEIEKKWQKFWDENDTFKTDVYDHSKPKFYALDMFPFPSGQGLHVGHPEGYTATDIMSRYKRMKGFNVLHPMGWDSFGLPAENYAVKTGTHPEVTTKKNIGTFKTQLKSLGMSYDWNRELATSHKDYYKWTQWIFVQLYNKGLAYEDEISVNWCPHLKTVLANEEVVDGKSEVGGHPVIRKPMKQWMLKITEYAERLLTDLDDLDWPESIKELQRNWIGKSEGATVNFEIEGGHGSLEVFTTRPDTLFGATYMVIAPEHELVSKIVTDEHKAAVKEYIEATAKKSDLERTDLNKDKSGVFSGAYAINPANGQKTPIWIADYVLISYGTGAIMAVPGHDERDWEFAKKFELPIIEVLKGGDVNEAAFTGDGEHVNSDFLNGLGKAEAISKMIAWLEEKNLGTKKVNYKLRDWLFSRQRYWGEPFPIIKYEDGTVRCLDEDELPVTLPQVEKYEPSGTGESPLATIDEWLYITDPKTGKKAKRETNTMPNWAGSCWYYLRFIDPRNEEKAWDKDLEKYWLPVDLYVGGVEHAVLHLLYARFWHKVLFDLGFVNSKEPFQKLVNQGMILGEDGEKMSKSRGNVINPDDIVNEFGADSLRLYEMFMGPLEKVKPWQTNGVKGVHNFLRKSFSFYGDVANISGDKETDEAVLKVLHKTIKKVTEDIENMRFNTGISAMMVMNNEIIGKKKVSKETATTFAKLLAPYAPHTAEELWNIHGNNESITYAQWPSFDEALAKDDLITMAVQVNGKTRTTLDVPADISKDDFLKLAKEDEKVAKYLTGNIVKEIYVPGKICNIVVK; this is translated from the coding sequence ATGCAGTACAACTTCAGCGAAATCGAAAAGAAATGGCAGAAATTTTGGGATGAGAACGACACATTTAAAACAGATGTATACGATCACTCCAAACCAAAATTTTATGCACTAGACATGTTCCCTTTTCCATCGGGACAAGGCCTACACGTAGGACACCCAGAAGGTTACACTGCTACTGATATCATGTCTCGCTACAAGAGAATGAAAGGCTTCAACGTTCTTCATCCAATGGGTTGGGATAGTTTTGGTCTTCCAGCTGAAAACTATGCAGTTAAAACTGGTACACACCCAGAAGTAACAACGAAGAAAAATATTGGAACATTTAAGACTCAGCTTAAGTCTCTTGGAATGAGTTATGACTGGAATCGCGAGTTAGCGACTTCACATAAAGATTACTACAAATGGACTCAGTGGATTTTTGTACAACTATACAACAAAGGTCTTGCATACGAAGACGAAATTTCTGTTAACTGGTGTCCTCACCTAAAAACAGTTCTTGCAAACGAAGAAGTTGTTGACGGGAAATCTGAAGTTGGTGGTCACCCAGTAATTAGAAAACCAATGAAGCAGTGGATGTTAAAAATTACTGAGTACGCAGAAAGACTCTTAACAGACCTTGATGATCTTGATTGGCCAGAAAGTATTAAAGAACTTCAAAGAAATTGGATTGGAAAAAGTGAAGGTGCAACTGTTAACTTCGAAATCGAAGGTGGTCACGGTTCTTTAGAAGTATTTACGACAAGACCAGATACTCTCTTTGGTGCAACTTATATGGTAATCGCGCCAGAGCATGAGCTTGTTTCTAAGATTGTAACTGACGAACACAAAGCGGCAGTTAAAGAATATATCGAAGCAACAGCAAAAAAATCAGATCTTGAAAGAACAGACCTTAACAAAGACAAGTCTGGTGTTTTCTCTGGTGCCTACGCTATCAACCCAGCGAATGGACAGAAAACTCCGATTTGGATTGCGGACTATGTTCTCATTTCTTACGGCACTGGTGCTATCATGGCCGTTCCTGGACATGATGAGAGAGACTGGGAATTTGCAAAGAAATTTGAACTTCCAATTATTGAAGTTTTAAAAGGTGGAGATGTTAATGAAGCAGCATTCACTGGAGACGGAGAACACGTTAACTCCGACTTCCTGAATGGTCTTGGTAAAGCTGAAGCAATTTCTAAAATGATCGCTTGGCTTGAGGAAAAAAACCTTGGAACAAAGAAAGTAAATTATAAATTAAGAGATTGGTTATTCTCACGTCAAAGATACTGGGGAGAACCATTCCCAATTATTAAATATGAAGATGGAACAGTAAGATGTCTTGATGAAGATGAACTTCCTGTAACACTTCCTCAAGTTGAAAAGTATGAGCCATCTGGAACTGGTGAGTCTCCACTTGCAACGATTGATGAGTGGTTATACATCACAGATCCAAAAACAGGAAAGAAAGCAAAGAGAGAAACAAACACAATGCCTAACTGGGCAGGAAGCTGTTGGTATTACCTCCGTTTCATCGATCCAAGAAATGAAGAAAAAGCTTGGGATAAAGATCTTGAAAAATACTGGCTACCAGTTGACCTTTACGTTGGTGGTGTTGAGCACGCCGTTCTTCACCTACTCTATGCAAGATTCTGGCATAAAGTTTTATTTGATCTTGGATTTGTAAACTCTAAAGAACCATTCCAAAAGCTAGTTAACCAAGGAATGATTCTTGGTGAAGACGGCGAGAAAATGAGTAAATCGCGTGGAAACGTTATTAACCCTGATGATATTGTCAATGAGTTTGGTGCCGACTCTTTAAGACTTTATGAAATGTTCATGGGTCCACTTGAAAAAGTAAAACCATGGCAAACAAATGGAGTTAAGGGTGTTCACAATTTCCTAAGAAAGTCTTTCTCTTTCTATGGTGACGTAGCTAACATCTCTGGTGATAAAGAGACTGACGAGGCTGTTTTAAAAGTTCTTCACAAGACAATTAAAAAAGTAACTGAAGATATCGAGAATATGAGATTTAACACTGGTATCTCTGCGATGATGGTAATGAATAACGAGATCATCGGTAAGAAGAAAGTTTCAAAAGAAACGGCTACTACTTTTGCTAAACTCCTTGCACCATATGCTCCTCACACAGCGGAAGAGCTATGGAATATTCACGGTAATAACGAGTCAATTACTTATGCTCAGTGGCCATCATTTGATGAAGCTCTTGCAAAAGATGATCTTATCACAATGGCAGTTCAGGTTAATGGTAAGACAAGAACAACTCTTGATGTACCAGCTGACATCTCAAAAGATGACTTCCTAAAACTGGCCAAAGAAGATGAAAAAGTAGCGAAGTACCTAACTGGAAATATAGTGAAAGAAATTTACGTTCCAGGAAAGATTTGTAACATCGTCGTTAAGTAA
- the metG gene encoding methionine--tRNA ligase, whose product MTKFYCTTAIDYPNGRPHIGHAYEKIITDSYNRWYKLLGYQTHYLTGTDENGQKLIESAKAAGKDTQNYVDENVVFFKELCEKADVKYDDFIRTTEKRHHDVCHELWKKIEDKGLIHHGHYSGKYCLSCESFYTESQAPDGNCPEHHKPLDIKEEEGFFFKLSSFQSWIIDYLKANPTFITPKTKYNEILSRLEGDDLMDLSISRPNQGWGVEVPGNNKFVMYTWFDALINYYSALNESQREFWPADMHVIGKDILWFHSVIWPCILKACDLPLPKQVYVHGMVLAEDGKKMSKSLGNVVDPMDMLAKYPCDTFRYYLIRNISASSDGKFSEAELVSKHNTELGNDYGNLLMRVIKLSMKTLGDVNIDATDVTQEIDCSETFKKAKSFMDEREHNKAIETIWEFIYSLNQYVNDKEPWKHKEDLKQFKHIVYNCLYGMQAVTFMLQAFMPTTAASALTFIGSSLNTIDSLEFGKASFKLTEPVALFPKIEA is encoded by the coding sequence ATGACAAAATTTTATTGTACAACTGCAATTGATTATCCAAACGGAAGACCACATATTGGTCATGCTTATGAGAAAATTATCACTGATAGTTATAATCGTTGGTACAAACTTCTAGGCTACCAAACTCATTACCTAACAGGAACAGATGAGAATGGACAAAAGCTAATAGAATCAGCAAAAGCTGCTGGTAAAGATACTCAAAACTACGTTGATGAAAACGTAGTGTTCTTTAAAGAATTATGCGAGAAAGCAGACGTTAAATATGACGACTTCATTAGGACCACAGAAAAAAGACATCATGATGTTTGTCATGAGCTATGGAAGAAAATTGAAGACAAGGGATTAATTCACCACGGTCACTACAGTGGAAAGTACTGTCTTTCTTGCGAGTCTTTCTATACAGAGTCTCAAGCTCCAGATGGAAACTGCCCAGAGCACCACAAGCCACTTGATATCAAAGAAGAGGAAGGTTTCTTCTTCAAGCTTTCAAGCTTCCAGTCATGGATTATTGATTACCTAAAAGCTAATCCAACATTCATCACTCCAAAAACAAAGTATAACGAAATCCTTAGCCGTCTTGAAGGTGATGACTTAATGGATCTTTCAATCTCAAGACCGAATCAGGGATGGGGAGTTGAAGTACCAGGAAATAATAAGTTTGTTATGTACACTTGGTTTGATGCACTCATTAACTACTACTCTGCTCTAAATGAATCACAAAGAGAATTCTGGCCAGCAGATATGCACGTTATTGGAAAAGACATTCTATGGTTTCACTCTGTGATTTGGCCATGTATCCTAAAAGCTTGTGATCTCCCTCTTCCAAAGCAAGTTTATGTACACGGTATGGTGCTTGCTGAAGATGGAAAGAAAATGAGTAAGTCTCTTGGTAACGTTGTTGACCCAATGGATATGCTTGCAAAGTATCCATGTGATACTTTTAGATATTACCTAATTAGAAATATTTCAGCTTCAAGTGACGGGAAGTTCTCTGAGGCAGAATTAGTTTCTAAGCATAACACTGAGCTTGGAAATGATTATGGAAATCTCCTCATGAGAGTTATCAAGCTTTCAATGAAGACTCTTGGAGACGTTAATATTGATGCAACAGACGTGACTCAAGAAATCGACTGCTCTGAAACATTTAAAAAAGCAAAATCATTTATGGATGAAAGAGAGCATAACAAAGCAATCGAGACAATCTGGGAATTCATTTATTCACTCAATCAATATGTTAACGATAAAGAGCCATGGAAACATAAAGAGGATTTAAAGCAGTTTAAACACATTGTTTATAACTGTCTTTATGGAATGCAGGCCGTGACTTTTATGCTTCAAGCATTTATGCCGACAACAGCAGCGAGTGCTCTAACATTTATTGGAAGTTCACTGAATACAATTGACTCACTAGAGTTTGGGAAAGCTTCATTTAAGCTTACTGAACCAGTAGCCCTATTCCCAAAAA